CGGCCATGCTGGAGCCCGCGGAGAAGCTGCACGCCGGGGCCCCGGCCGCATCAGAGCAGCTGTGCAGCAGCTGGAGGTACCCCAGGGCATCCGAGAACTCCCTGTGGTGGGAGACTGGTGTCAGGGCAGGCGGCCGGGCCCCGGGCGTCCGGAGGGCACTGGcccttcacccctcccccacagcacAGCCTGCTGTCCTGGCTCTGAGTGGCACTATCACCTCCTGCCCGGCTGGTGGGAAACACGCCCGTTTCCGGTGAGGAGCTGAGACCCACCTGAGGCCACCATGGTGAGCGGACAGCCACCTGCTCTGGCCACCTCCACAAGCCCCCGCCACAGCCATTCCCAGACCGCACAGCGGAGggcccctgcctcctgggggcGTGAGGACGGGACACTCACCTGTCCCCACCGGCTGatgcagggctggggctgggctgggccacacAGTTCAGTGCTCGCTCCAAGAGGTGCTCTCGGAACAGCTGGGTCACCTGGGCCAACGGGTCCACTGTGGGGAGGAGCGGGTGAGTGGGGAACTGCCTCGTCTCCACATCCCCCTCCTGGGCACACGGGCTCGGCTCTGGGACGGTAAGTGGGTGGATAAAtaccctgccctggcctgtgacAGCGTAACCTACCTGGGCTGGTGGAGCCGGCTCCCTGAGCTCCCTCACCTGCTCCGCCCTCCCGCTTGACCGCAGCGGCGGTGGCACAGGTCACCGCCCACATTCgccacctgccccacaccccacTCGTTTCCTTCTGAAGAGGCCTGAGAGACCAGCCCCAAAGCAACAACAGACAGCCAGGAGCGGGCGGGGCAGCCAGGGACACCCGAGATGCAGGGACGCGGCAGGAGTGAGGCTAGGAAATGGGAGTGGAGAACAAAGGCTgaggagggcaggggcggggggggggggggggccggggagggcaCCTGGGTTCCCGGCCGAGCTGTACAGGCTCTCCCTCGGGGGGCTGCCCACGGCCCAGTCCCCATCCACGAAGAAACGGTGGCCCACAGGGTGGCAGAGCCACTGCAGGGCAATGGGCACTGCGCCACTCTGCGCCAGGCAGGCCTGGCGGGCACTGCTCAGGAAGAGGCGctgtggggaaggaggtgggcTGTCACTGCCCTGGCAGTGCCCGCGGGCCTCATCCTGTGCAGCCCCCAGGAGCCGGTCAgggctgccagccccacccccacccccacccccccccacccccgcacccagccccacccactcactGTCAGAAAGTGCAGGGCCCGCGGGAGGTGGGTCTTCACAGTCAGTGCAGCGGCCGCGTAGATCTCGGCCAGCGTGGCCGCAGACACGGCGTCCCCCGCACATTCCGCCAGGTTCAGCGCGCTCAGCGCCAGGTTGGCAGCAGTGAGGCGCCCGCCGGCATACTTCCCTGGGAGGCGGACGGGGCGTGAGGCGGGGGCGGCACAAAGGCAGCGGGAGCCCCCGCCCGGCTCTGTGCCCGCGTACCCGTGGCGAGCAGCTGGTGCAGCCGGTGGTAGGCCAGGGCCGCGTCCCGGGCACTGGCGCGGGCGTCCGCCTGCAGAGCGCAGTCCCGCTGCAGGCCCCCAGCCCGGCCCGCCAGCCAACGGCCCAGCCAGAGCCGCTGCAGCAGGTGGCGGAGGAGGTTCCAGAGCAGGCTGCAGGCCAGGTCCAGGGGGCAGGCGGGCAGGGGCCGGCCCAGCGCCCGGAGGgccagctgcagctgctgggaggcctgggcgcaGTCCCCCTGGGAATAAGGTTTCCCGGGGAAGCCAGGTCAGAGCGCCCTGAGCACATCCCTCCAACTCTGAAGGTCCCCCCAGCTGGGGTCCCCGCAGCGCTGAGCTGGGCCCGCGGGGCAGGGGGAGACTGAGCAGCCGCCAAGAGCGGAGAGGACAGGCTGGGTTCCCGGCCCGCccggagggcagggaggagcggGTGATGCCAGTGCCCACCCCGTTCCGGGCTGCCCTTACCCTGGCCAGGTCCAGGTCCGCCTGCTTGCGGTGCCTCCAGAAGCTCACGGCGGGGCCCGAGTGGGGCCGCGTGACTGGCTCTCCATAGACAAAGAGAAGCGCCAAGGAGCCCAGCGCCAGCAGCCCGTTAGTCAGCCAGACCAGTGGGGGCAGCAGCCGCggtgcccagccagggccctctgcGGGCAGACGGAGGCTGGGGCAGAGCTCCAAGGCATGCAGAGCCCACGCCCACACCTGGAGTCTGCATCCCCAgggtctccccccgcccccgccagcgaAGACACCCATGCCAGCCTGTCCTACCTCTGtcctcagtgcccagcacactGCGCCCAGAGCCCTGGTGGGTGCTGGTGGCATCCAAGGGGCCAGGGAGAGCCCAGCTGCCcagcagggaggccaaagggttgcaggagagacagaggaagaggagcGCACACAGGGCCAGGCGGGAGCGGTCCAGCAGGCCCCGGCTgtgggcgggcggcggcggctccggcttcgcctggggggcgggcagggtgaGGACCGCAGAGGGTCTGGGGAGcgtggctggggcaggagggacagCGCTCTTCCCACCCTCACTAGGGGACCCCACGTGCCCGGGCCTCAGGCTTTCTCTCTATACAATGGGAGGTGGGACGTGCTGGGCTTCTTCTGACCCAGTCCTGGGGTCAGAGGGTATcgctgggagccaggcaggggccacCCCGCAGGCCCCACCTGGCTGTCCTCGAAGACGGGGCTGTCGGGCTCCGAgtcgctgccgctgccgccgccgccgccgcccttgCTGCCGAGGGACAGCGGGCTGCTCCGGGAGGGCGAGCCTGCGTCCGACGGCGGTGGGCTCAGCGTGTCCACCTCAGGCTTTATGCCCTCCATGGGCACATCGGCGTCTCCTCCACCACCACAGGCTGACACCAGGTCCCTCAGAGGTTCTACAGGCAggagaggagtggggtgggggttaaggtagagaccccgccccacccacatCAACTtagggccctgggggagggaacTGGGGGCTGGCCTAGCTTCTGAGGGCTAATTTAGGGGAAAAGAGAAGCTAAGGGCCTAGGGTCCTTGTAGGGTCAGAGCTTAAGGCGAgacggggtggggcagggccagagcgaggggccctgggaggccagGACTCACTGCTTTTATGCGCAGCAGCGCGCAGACTCAAGTTTTCCTGCTTGAGTTTCTGGTTGCTCTGCTGTAGAAAGCGGATGTAGTCAATGGCCTTGCGCAGGACAGCAGATTTATTCAGCTGCAGGAGACAGCACAGTGGCCAGTCAGGCCTGGCAGGTGGGCAcctgagcagggggtggggctgctggtgggacagctgccccagggcctttgcactggctgttcctgCTACATGGAATGCTCCTCCCCTGGTGCACCCAACCTCACAGGAGGGGCATGAGGGTTAGTAGGTAAAATGCCGCAACAGTGCCTCACTAACCGCTGGTAGCAGCATTATTGCCACCTTCATGGCTCACTTCCTCACCCCCAAGTCCCTGCCTTACACCTGACACTTGGTGAGGCTTTTCCTGACCTGATTCTCGTTGGCGCCTCCCAGTCCTCTCCCTGCGTAACGTGAGCCATTGAGGCCGTCCACCCGTCACTCATCTCTCATGTATTGTCACCCCAACTAGGACGTCAGCTCCGAGACAGGAGGGTTTGTGTCTGTTCTCTTTATCCCTGGTGCTTAGAATAGCCCCAGGGCACAGGGAGCCCCCCAACGTTTAGCTGAATAAATAAAGTGGCCAGACCAGCAGACTGAtgtgccccgcccccccacgtcaggcccaggcctcctcctcccccagcagcctccctccCGAGCACCCGCTGCCTGTGCTGGCACCTTGGCCTCAGCGCCCACCACCAGGTCCTTGAGCTCGATGATCTTGTCATTGATGGAGGAGCGGTAGCGCTTCTCAATCGCATTGTGGGCTGTTCGTTTCTCGCCGCGGCTCTGGGCCGCACCCAGGGCCTTCCCACTGGCCACCAGCCGACTGATGGGCAGCTTGTCAGCGTCCACGACCAGCGGCACTGTCGCCAGGATGGCCCCGCCACTCACCAGGGTCTGCGGAGCCAGGCAGGGGTTACCAGGCGGGCCTGCGTGTGCAGACCCACGACCCTTCTGCCCTGCCCATGCCACCCACCTGCAAGGGCCCGGTCTGCACAGCCGTGCCAGCGGCCAGGGAGCCAACACCCGCCGCCTTCGCAGGGGCTCCCAGGTCTGCCTTCACGGCCGTCAGGAGCAGCGAGTCGGCCTTGATGAAGTGGGGCTGCAGCAGGACCTGCGACAGGGAGGCCTCCGCTACAACTGTGCCTGGGCCAGAAGCTGCCACCCCGCCCGGCCAAACCCCTTACCGGGACCTGCTGGATCTGTGAGGTCACAGTGGCTGTTCCCGGGGCCACTGTGGTGGGGGCTGTGGCTGTCAACAGTGGCTGGGGGGCTGCGCTCTGAACCTGGGCGTGCACGGAGACTGGCGGGCCGCCTGGCGAGCCAGGCCGAGGCTGTGGGGTGCTCCCTGGAGGGGTCCCTGCAGAAATAAAGGCTGGGCTGGAACCAGCTGCTCTCACCCACGCTCAGCCCTGCCTCGGGCGGTCACGGTGTGACCTGGGCGAGTCATTGCTCCGGCCTGTTTCCTCCCGGCgcccctgctgggctctgagtGGAGGTGAGTCTGGAAGGCGGCGTTGAAGTGACGCCCAGCAGAGTGAGAGGCAAAGCTTATTAACCCAACAGAACCCAGTGCTGAGACCACCCATGTCTCCCCCTGAGCATTCCTCTACCGACACCCACACCGCAgcgatcccccccccccccccgctcccctcccgccccacGCCCTCACCTGTGGAAAAGCCTCCAGCGGCGGCTGTGGCAGGACTGGGATAGCCCGGCATGGGGCTGAGGCTGGAGTTGAGCTGCAGCGGGGCTGAGGCCGGAAAGCTCTGGGGTGGGAGGGCCCCTGGCAggggttgtggggtggggggctgcaggaTGGTCAGTGGCACTGGCTCCTCCTTGATCCCAGGCCCGGGGGAGAAGGCAGGCCCAGGTGGGTACATCTTCAATGCGGacgcaggctggggaggggacaaCAGTGGGGGGATGGCCTTGGTCCCCCCCAGAAAGCCTTCCAGTGGGGAGCTCATAGTGGCACACGGTGGAGAGGAGCCGTTCGGGGTGCGGGCTCCAGGACGCGCGGGGTCTGCGCCCGCTGCTCCGCCCCCAGCgtagggcgggtcgaacaggccTGGAAAGTCGGCATCTTGGTTGCTGAGGAGCTGGAGCATGTCTGGGGAGGAGAAGAGACATGAGGACAGGCACGGGGCTGGCGCGGGAAGAACGTCACACATGTGCACGCCCCATCCACACGGCTGCCACGTGAAGGCAGTGCACCATGGGCCGTGCTCCCAGGCACCCACGACAGGAGCCATAGTGGTGCCTCCCCTTATCAGAAAGTCGCTGCACCATGGGCAACGCATGCCCAGGGCCCCGAGGCCCCTTAACTCAGCCCACACCTCGGCTGAGACAGAACGGGGACCTGGGCACGAGGCTGCAGACTGCAGCGCggccctcaccacccctcctccacccgACAGACAGCTCGGAGCAGAGGCAGCTGCCGGCCACATGCGTGCCAGCGAGTGTCCGCATGTTCCGGGCAAAGCCCAAACTCTGCCGCACCGAGCACGCTGGGACCCTGTTCTGGGCTTGGTTTCCCTCCATAACAGCAACAGTGTCCGATCTGACGCCTCCTCCTGCACAGACAGGACACCCTCTCCCCGACGGCCCAGCCTGGCCGCAGGCGCCTCCTCCAGCTGGGAAGCAGCAGGCAGGCGGGGTCTGCCCGGGGCCCTCTCACCCACTATGGGCAGCTACCCACTGGGTCCAAGTTCCCTGCAGGACCCATGAGCACAACCCTGCGGCCCCCAAAGCCCCTGAGACCCTCAGCCTGAGCTCTCGGGCCCGTCCACACTGGGGTAAGGTGGGCccgggcctgggcctccctcctggcctgtggCCTCATCCCTTGGCCACatccggaggggaggggaggggaggggaccccaGGCCTGGAAGCCGGCAGCCGGCACAGCTGCCCTCAGGctgcctggctccttcctccGGCAGGTGCCCAGGCCTCCAACAGAGCGAGATGGGGTGCCGCTCAGCCCCCCAAATAGACACACGTTGTGGGCCCCGAGGCTGTGAGGGTCATCACACACTGTCCCTTGCAGGCTCCCCCCTCCCTCGCCGACCTCACTGCGCCTCGTTgacagacggggaaactgaggccccagaggAAAGCGGACGGGACCCAGAATGGGGTTGGAGCGAGGCACCCGGCGCTCCCGCCGCGACAGAAAGACCATCCTCGGCGGGCGGCGCCCTCGCCCCAAAGGCCGGGCTGGGAGCGCGGGCGGCCGGGGGtccccctggggctggagggcgcCCGCCCCGCAGCCGGCGCGGCGTTTCCGATCGTGTCTGACAGCCGCCGGCCGGTCACGAGGGTCCTCGGAAATACCTTCGAACGTGCAGTCCATGCTCCGCGCCGCCGGGCGCCCAGGCCGCGGGTCTCCGTGCACCTGTCACCTGCCCGCTGCgcggccgcccgccgcccgcccgccgccgccgggcaTGGGGTGAGCCGGCGCGGCCAATCAGCGGCCGCGCCTCCGCCTCCGggtcccgccccggccccgcccatcCCGACCGAGGCTCCGCTTCAGGTTTCACCCCGCGACGCAGCGGGCCGGGGTTACCCGCGGGCACCCGCCCTTCACCCGCTGGGCGCCGGGGTTACTGGCGGTCACCGAGGCgggcccagccccggccccggccccggccccggcggcCTCCCTGACTCTGATAGGCCGGGCGGACGCGGGCAGGCGTCACCCAACACCCCGAGTTCTGGGCTGGAAACCGCGGCTCGCTGACACCCCCACAGGCCTCCACCCCTCCAAGCCCGGTTcaccctctagaccagcggttctcaaccttcctgatgccgcgaccctttcatacagttcctcatgtggtggtgacccccaaccataaaatttttttcgttgctacttcatcactgtcatgttgctactgttatgaatcgtcatgtaaatatctgatatgcaggatgtcttttcattgttacaaattgaacataaagcatagtgattcatcacaaaacaatatgtaattatatatgtgttttccgatggtcttaggcgacccccgtgaaagggtcgttcggcccccaaaggggtcgggacccacaggttgagaaccgctgctctagagactgGGACAACCACGTCCTTGGCAGGAAAGAAGGAACGGAGATACGGGCGCGCGTAAGTGAGGCCCAAGTGGGACCTCCCCTTCCAGGGGCTCCGAGTGAGGACACCCCGACCCCAGATGCACCCCCAGAGAACACTGTGGCTCCTGACCCCACACAAATGCCCCTGCACAGAGGGACCTGCTGGGTCTGggaggggtgagtgtgtgtgtgtggtcagtgCAGTCTTCTGTGTCCCCCAAAGTCTCCTAGCCCCCGAGCAGTCCAGGGAAGTCctgattcatgcactggagggtccCTATGACAGGTGAGGTGAGGAGGGCAGGGTGTCAGCCCCAGGGTGACAGGCTCTGGGGGTCCTTGAGGGGGTACCTAGGCCCATCTCTCTCTGTGCGAGGTCAGAGTTGAACGGGTGAACAGAGCCTGGCCAGCAGTGCAGCCACCGCAAGGCCTGGTCAGCCTACGGCTGCAGCCCCGGCCCAGCCCTCCTGCTCCCGGGCTCCTGCCAATTTGGAGGGGGCCACCCTGGGCAGGCAGCATGGCGACGGGGCAGGTGGTGCTGGGTCAGAGCCTCTCCAGGAGCCTCCATGAGGAAACTCTACCTCACCTCGCCACCTCACACACACCAGCCCTCGCATGGCCGTGCAGggttccccctcccctcccctcccctccccctcccctgccggtgCTCCGCTCTCCCTCACTCAAAAGCACACACCCAGACAGCTGGGCAGGGCGCCCCCTCCCGGGGCCATTCTGTCCCTACTGGGTCCGTGTGTCCAGCCCTCACTCTCCTGCCCCATCCTCTTCACCAGTTTCTTGCCTAGTTTTGTTTTCCGTTTCTCACACCTTTGTGCTCGGCTCCGGGGGATGGCTCTCAGTGGCCCTCCCAGGGGAGGgctggcctgggcagaggactcAGGCTCAGCGAGGACTTGGGGAGACGGGGGCCTGGGGGCCGCGAGGCCGCaggaggccagccagccctgaaCCCATGCCCGCCCTGCCCCATCTCACTCCTCCCTGGAGCTAGACCTGCTGGCCAATCTCTGCGGAGCTGGTGCCAATTTGAGAGCCAGCCCCacagccccccctctcccccccagatACAGCCACGGGGAGACTGTCCCTCAcctgctgtgtgactctgggcaggtcgccccgcccctcccctggtCTGAGAGCAAGTGTGGGAAGCACCGCCACCCACAAAGGCTGGTCCCTCTGCAGCAGGGAGGGTCTGGCCCTGGCAGACGGTGAGCCGGGCACGGAATGGTCAAGTTGGAAACCCATATCCATTTGGGGAGTTCAGGgcgaggcaggagaggcagcagGGTGTGCAGTTTAAGGCCTCTCCTCTCCCGCCTCTGGGAGCCAGGACAGTGCGCCCAGGAGGCTGCCGGCTCCCAAACTGTGCAGCAACCTTGAGCCCTCGGAGCACTGGGCCTCCTGCAGGAAGGCAGGCTCAAAGGCACAGAGGCTCCTGCGAGCACCCTCAGAACttaggggaagagaaggaggtgCAGACTTGGCCTCagtgtccgccccccccccccccatttctcaccttccctgcctcctcctccagcctgaatccctcctttttcctctccttcctcctcttctgcccTGATTCTATCAGGACCCAACAGGAAACCTGaaacccctccctccctggctctgccTTCAAGCCTCCCTCTGAAGGCAGATGTGGGTCAGCCTTTTATTCTCTGGCCTGTCTATTCTGTGAGGCCACAATGGAaaccctgggaggccccagaccATAAACTTGCAGGAGCCCAGCTATGACCATCACAGAAGCCTACAGCCCATCCAACCTGCATGGGGCCTCGAATCCCAAACTCTGCTTACCTGCCTCCCAGGACAGGAGGCTCACCACCTCTGTGACGTGGCCTGGTTCAGGAAGCCCAGATCTGTATCTGGTAACAACTACTGTCCTTCCCTGTGTCTGCTGTGTGTCaggcctgtgccaggcactgaagaTACAGGGACGCCGCCCGAAGGCCTTCCCTTGTCGGGGGAGATGGACAGTTTGCAGGTCCACGGAGGAAGGCGGGTGCAGGGGTGCTGAGcacaggaagaaactgaggcagggtgGAGTGTGAAGGGCCACGGGGGATGCCAGGCAGGGCaggcctctctgaggaagtgacCCCGAGTAAAGCGAGGGGGTGGGTCACAGGGAGGGAGGGTATCCTGGGCAGatggaacagcaagtgcaaatgcCCTGGGTGGGTGCAAGTGGTGTGCCgacaggaggccagtgtggctgtagCGGGTGTGAGGGTGAAGGTcagggaggcagtgaggagcTGGGATTCCAACCCCAGCTGCCCGTCACCTGCAAGGTCGCCAGTCCTCCAGGGCACTGTCCTGTGCAGCCCAGATCGCGAGGTGGCACAGCGTGACGCATGCGCAACAGCATAGCAGCCTCCCATGCGGAGACCTGAGGCAGCTCGGGCCCCAGCGGTCACCTCTGCCTCCTGGACGGAGGGTGCAGGGCCGGGTGGGCGCTCCCCGATACTCCAGGGAGcggggctgccctgggctcccACCAGCACTGCCTCACCACCCCGAGGACTCAGGTCAGCGGCTCAGTCCTCAGGGCACGGGCTGCCCAGGGGTGCGAGCGGGCGCTGGCTTTTCCTGGATGCAGTGGGCCCTGTGGATGATGAAACTAAGACGCAGAGGGCAGCCGCGTGCCAGGTCCCACGGCTGCCACGTGGAGAATCTGGGCACAGACCCAGGCGCCCAGCCCTAGAACCCACCCGCCAGCCCCGCTGCCCGGAGCCCGACTCCTGCCTGACTGCCGGCACTGTCTCAGCCGGAAAGCAGCACGCAGCCCTCTAAGGCTGGGCGCGcggcctccctgcccagcccccgggAGACGCCCTCCGagaggaaggccctggcctgggccagctgTACCCCCACAGCTCTCAGCACCGGCTGAGCCGAGGAGCAAGCCAGACGGCATGGGCTGCCCGCGCCCGTGGCTGCTCTCCGCACCGGGTCCCACTGCCCAGCGCCAGCTGAGCCTCACCCTCGTTTTCTGAACCCACCGTGCTATTTAGTGCCACCATGCATTTGCCAGACTATTCCCTCTGCCAGGGATGCCCTCGTCACTATCCTTTGTCCACCTGGCAACCTCCTATTCCTGCTCCCAAACTTCTGAGACCCTTCCTTCATCGGTGCCACTCCACACACCCGCTCCCAGCACAGCTCAAGGGACCCGGGGCCTGACCTGTGTGCTGGACGTGACACAAGATGCCGCCCGGCACCGATTCCCACACAGGGTCCTAGTGTGGCTCGGGCACCTGCTGATGACGGCAGCTGAGAACCAACCCGTGGTCCTGAGGCAGTGGCATTTCGGAGGGTGGTCCTCTACTGCTGAGCCACTGGTCCGGTCGCCAGAgctgctcccgcctgagccagtgCTGCTCCGGTCTGAGCCactgctcccgcctgagccagtgctcccgcctgagccactgctgctcccgtctgagccagtgctcccgcctgagccagtgctgctcccgcctgagccagtgctcccgcctgagccagtgctcccgtctgagccactgctgctcccgcctgagccagtgctcccgcctgagccagtgctgctcccgcctgagccagtgctgctcccgcctgagccagtgctcccgcctgagccactgctgctcccgtctgagccagtgctcccgcctgagccagtgctcccgcctgagccagtgctccctcctgagccactgctgctcccgcctgagccagtgctcccgcctgagccactgctgctcccgtctgagccagtgctcccgcctgagccagtgctgctcccgcctgagccagtgctcccgcctgagccactgctgctcccgcctgagccactgctgctcccgcctgagccagtgctcccgcctgagccactgctgctcccgcctgagccagtgctcccgcctgagccactgctgctcccgtctgagccagtgctcccgcctgagccagtgCTCCCGTCTGAGCCACTGCTACTCCCGCCTGAGCCactgctcccgcctgagccagtgctgctcccgcctgagccagtgctcccgcctgagccactGCTACTCCCGCCTGAGCCactgctcccgcctgagccagtgctgctcccgcctgagccagtgctcccgcctgagccactgctgctcccgcctgagccagtgctcccgcctgagccagtgctcccgcctgagccactgctgctcccgcctgagccagtgctgctcccgcctgagccactgctcccgcctgagccactgctgctcccgcctgagccactgctcccgcctgagccactgctgctcccgcctgagccagtgctcccgcctgagccagtgctgctcccgcctgagccactgctgctcccgcctgagccagtgctcccgcctgagccagtgctgctcccgcctgagccactgctcccgcctgagccagtgctcccgcctgagccactgctcccgcctgagccagtgctgctcccgcctgagccagtgctcccgcctgagccactgctgctcccgcctgagccagtgctcccgcctgagccactgctgctcccgtctgagccagtgctgctcccgcctgagccagtgctcccgcctgagccactgctgctcccgtctgagccagtgctgctcccgcctgagccagtgCTGCTCCCGTCTGAGTCAGTGCTCCCTCCTGAGCCAGTGCTCCCGTCTGAGCCAGtgctgctcccgcctgagccagtgctgctcccgcctgagccagtgctcccgcctgagccagtgCTGCTCCCGTCTGAGCCAGTGCTGCTCCCGCCTGAGCTAGTGCTGCTCCCGTCTGAGCcagtgctcccgcctgagccagtgctcccgcctgagccactgctgctcccgcctgagccagtgCTCCCTCCTGAGCCAGTGCTCCCGTCTGAGCCAGTGCTCCCTCCTGAGCCAGTGCTCCCGTCTGAGCCAGTGCTCCCTCCTGAGCCactgctcccgcctgagccagtgctgctcccgcctgagccagtgctcccgcctgagccactgctgctcccgcctgagccactgctgctcccgcctgagccagtgctgctcccgcctgagccagtgctgctcccgcctgagccagtgctcccgcctgagccagtgctgctcccgcctgagccagtgCTGCTCCCGTCTGAGCCAGTGCTCCCTCCTGAGCCAGTGCTCCCGTCTGAGCCAGtgctgctcccgcctgagccagtgctgctcccgcctgagccagtgctcccgcctgagccactgctgctcccgcctgagccactgctgctcccgcctgagccagtgctcccgcctgagccactgctgctcccgcctgagccagtgctgctcccgcctgagccagtgCTGCTCCCGTCTGAGCCAGTGCTCCCTCCTGAGCTagtgctcccgcctgagccagtgctgctcccgcctgagccagtgctcccgcctgagccagtgctgctcccgtctgagccagtgctgctcccgcctgagccactGCTGCTCCCGTCTGAGCCAGTGCTCCCTCCTGAGCCAGTGCTCCCGTCTGAGCCAGTGCTCCCTCCTGAGCCAGTGCTCCCGTCTGAGCCAGTGCTCCCTCCTGAGCCAGTGCTCCCGTCTGAGCCAGtgctgctcccgcctgagccagtgctcccgtctgagccagtgctcccgcctgagccagtgCTCCCGCCTAAGCCAGTGCTGTCTTTTAGGTCCGCCATCTGCTCCTCTCCTCGGGCTGCTTCCCGCAGTGTTTTAGACGTGAGGGGGTGTGGTCTGAGGTTGCTCTCTGCAGCCTCCAGGAGACATGTCCTACTTCCTCTCAGTGTCCCAAGCATATGGGGTCATTGTTTGCATTTCCTttggttgtttttgcttttttaaaaaatatgtttttattgatttcataggaagggagagggagagagagatagaaacatcaatgatgagagagaatcactggtcggctgcctcctgcccgcctcccactggggacggagcctgcaactggcCAACTGGgatcaacccaggacccttcagtccgcagggcaaaaccagccagggcgactACTTTCGGGGTTTTGTTCAGTCCCCAGAGCTGTGTGtagtcccccccccccgacccccacagGTGCTCTCATTTGCATTTCCAAAATGGCACTGGGCTGCCCTTCGGGGACCAGCAGTCCCACTGGGTCCCTAGCTCCTCCACCCCCTCTGCTGGCTGGACAcccaggctggggggcaggggcactgCGGTGAGGCAAGCGTCTGAGGCC
The genomic region above belongs to Myotis daubentonii chromosome 16, mMyoDau2.1, whole genome shotgun sequence and contains:
- the SREBF1 gene encoding sterol regulatory element-binding protein 1 isoform X2; this encodes MDEPPFAALERALAEPCELDAALLTDIEDMLQLLSNQDADFPGLFDPPYAGGGAAGADPARPGARTPNGSSPPCATMSSPLEGFLGGTKAIPPLLSPPQPASALKMYPPGPAFSPGPGIKEEPVPLTILQPPTPQPLPGALPPQSFPASAPLQLNSSLSPMPGYPSPATAAAGGFSTGTPPGSTPQPRPGSPGGPPVSVHAQVQSAAPQPLLTATAPTTVAPGTATVTSQIQQVPVLLQPHFIKADSLLLTAVKADLGAPAKAAGVGSLAAGTAVQTGPLQLNKSAVLRKAIDYIRFLQQSNQKLKQENLSLRAAAHKSKPLRDLVSACGGGGDADVPMEGIKPEVDTLSPPPSDAGSPSRSSPLSLGSKGGGGGGSGSDSEPDSPVFEDSQAKPEPPPPAHSRGLLDRSRLALCALLFLCLSCNPLASLLGSWALPGPLDATSTHQGSGRSVLGTEDREGPGWAPRLLPPLVWLTNGLLALGSLALLFVYGEPVTRPHSGPAVSFWRHRKQADLDLARGDCAQASQQLQLALRALGRPLPACPLDLACSLLWNLLRHLLQRLWLGRWLAGRAGGLQRDCALQADARASARDAALAYHRLHQLLATGKYAGGRLTAANLALSALNLAECAGDAVSAATLAEIYAAAALTVKTHLPRALHFLTRLFLSSARQACLAQSGAVPIALQWLCHPVGHRFFVDGDWAVGSPPRESLYSSAGNPVDPLAQVTQLFREHLLERALNCVAQPSPSPASAGGDREFSDALGYLQLLHSCSDAAGAPACSFSAGSSMAATTGTDPVAKWWASLTAVVTHWRRRDEEAAARLYPLVERLPRALQESERPLPRAALLSFKAARALLGRRKTEASPASLALCEKASGYLQDSLATTTAGSSIDKAMQLLLCDLLLGARTSLWLRQQPLAPAQASQGQGSGAQASALELRGFQRDLSGLRRLAQSFQPAMRRVFLHEATARLMAGASPTRTQQLLDRSLRKRAGACGKGGAAEVELRPRREHAEALLLASCCLPPCLLAVPGQRVGMLAEAERMLEKLGDRRLLHDCQQMLMRLGGGTTVTSS
- the SREBF1 gene encoding sterol regulatory element-binding protein 1 isoform X1, giving the protein MDEPPFAALERALAEPCELDAALLTDIEDMLQLLSNQDADFPGLFDPPYAGGGAAGADPARPGARTPNGSSPPCATMSSPLEGFLGGTKAIPPLLSPPQPASALKMYPPGPAFSPGPGIKEEPVPLTILQPPTPQPLPGALPPQSFPASAPLQLNSSLSPMPGYPSPATAAAGGFSTGTPPGSTPQPRPGSPGGPPVSVHAQVQSAAPQPLLTATAPTTVAPGTATVTSQIQQVPVLLQPHFIKADSLLLTAVKADLGAPAKAAGVGSLAAGTAVQTGPLQTLVSGGAILATVPLVVDADKLPISRLVASGKALGAAQSRGEKRTAHNAIEKRYRSSINDKIIELKDLVVGAEAKLNKSAVLRKAIDYIRFLQQSNQKLKQENLSLRAAAHKSKPLRDLVSACGGGGDADVPMEGIKPEVDTLSPPPSDAGSPSRSSPLSLGSKGGGGGGSGSDSEPDSPVFEDSQAKPEPPPPAHSRGLLDRSRLALCALLFLCLSCNPLASLLGSWALPGPLDATSTHQGSGRSVLGTEDREGPGWAPRLLPPLVWLTNGLLALGSLALLFVYGEPVTRPHSGPAVSFWRHRKQADLDLARGDCAQASQQLQLALRALGRPLPACPLDLACSLLWNLLRHLLQRLWLGRWLAGRAGGLQRDCALQADARASARDAALAYHRLHQLLATGKYAGGRLTAANLALSALNLAECAGDAVSAATLAEIYAAAALTVKTHLPRALHFLTRLFLSSARQACLAQSGAVPIALQWLCHPVGHRFFVDGDWAVGSPPRESLYSSAGNPVDPLAQVTQLFREHLLERALNCVAQPSPSPASAGGDREFSDALGYLQLLHSCSDAAGAPACSFSAGSSMAATTGTDPVAKWWASLTAVVTHWRRRDEEAAARLYPLVERLPRALQESERPLPRAALLSFKAARALLGRRKTEASPASLALCEKASGYLQDSLATTTAGSSIDKAMQLLLCDLLLGARTSLWLRQQPLAPAQASQGQGSGAQASALELRGFQRDLSGLRRLAQSFQPAMRRVFLHEATARLMAGASPTRTQQLLDRSLRKRAGACGKGGAAEVELRPRREHAEALLLASCCLPPCLLAVPGQRVGMLAEAERMLEKLGDRRLLHDCQQMLMRLGGGTTVTSS